The Deltaproteobacteria bacterium genome has a segment encoding these proteins:
- a CDS encoding aromatic ring-hydroxylating dioxygenase subunit alpha, whose translation MKHATQVALIREIFRAMDRGVPPLADHIACNDVSAYTSAARDARERDVLFRRHPLVVGFSSQVRAPGDFLTEDLTPVPVLVVRNAAGDLRAFVNICRHRGARVVEGCGSGAVRFTCPYHAWSYDTDGRLVTIPDDFGFEGLDRGRHGLIPLPVEEQHGLVWVSPEPRGSVRVGELLGGLGDDLEAYGIASFVHQETRVLRRRMNWKLVSDTFWEAYHLHVLHRKNVGPLFVRNLALFEAFGRCHRLIGVHRSIERLRALPEREWSLVPHATILMNLFPNTVLVMQSDHAEVYRIFPAPDGANESLTAVSLLVPEPGPRWARTMELLIGVVEQDLALGEGIQRSFESGAIAQVTYGRFEPALEHFHRTIREALAAAPGGDARPA comes from the coding sequence GTGAAGCACGCGACCCAGGTGGCGCTGATCCGCGAGATCTTCCGCGCCATGGATCGCGGCGTCCCGCCGCTCGCCGACCACATCGCCTGCAACGACGTGTCCGCGTACACGTCCGCCGCCCGCGACGCCCGGGAGCGCGACGTGCTCTTCCGCCGACATCCGCTCGTCGTCGGCTTCAGCTCACAGGTGCGCGCCCCCGGCGACTTCCTGACGGAGGATCTCACGCCGGTGCCGGTCCTCGTCGTGCGCAATGCCGCGGGCGACCTGCGGGCCTTCGTCAACATCTGCCGGCACCGGGGCGCGCGGGTGGTCGAGGGGTGCGGCAGCGGCGCCGTGCGCTTCACCTGCCCGTATCACGCGTGGTCGTACGACACCGACGGGCGCCTGGTGACGATCCCGGACGACTTCGGGTTCGAGGGGCTCGACCGCGGCCGCCACGGCCTGATCCCGCTCCCGGTGGAGGAGCAGCATGGCCTCGTGTGGGTCTCGCCGGAGCCCCGCGGGTCCGTCCGGGTCGGCGAGCTGCTCGGCGGGCTCGGCGACGACCTCGAGGCCTACGGGATCGCCTCGTTCGTCCACCAGGAGACGCGCGTGCTCCGCCGGCGGATGAACTGGAAGCTCGTCAGCGACACGTTCTGGGAGGCATACCACCTGCACGTCCTCCACCGGAAGAACGTGGGCCCGCTCTTCGTGCGCAACCTGGCGCTCTTCGAGGCTTTCGGCCGCTGCCACCGTCTGATCGGCGTGCACCGGTCGATCGAGCGGCTGCGGGCGCTCCCGGAGCGGGAGTGGAGCCTCGTGCCGCACGCCACCATCCTCATGAACCTCTTCCCGAACACCGTCCTCGTCATGCAGAGCGACCACGCCGAGGTCTACCGCATCTTCCCGGCGCCGGACGGCGCGAACGAGAGCCTCACCGCGGTGAGCCTGCTGGTGCCGGAGCCCGGCCCCCGCTGGGCGAGGACGATGGAGCTGCTCATCGGGGTGGTGGAGCAGGACCTCGCCCTCGGCGAGGGCATCCAGCGCAGCTTCGAGTCCGGGGCCATCGCGCAGGTGACCTACGGGCGGTTCGAGCCGGCGCTCGAACATTTTCACCGCACGATCCGCGAGGCCCTCGCGGCCGCGCCGGGCGGTGACGCGCGACCGGCGTGA